A genomic region of Gadus macrocephalus chromosome 5, ASM3116895v1 contains the following coding sequences:
- the sumo3a gene encoding small ubiquitin-related modifier 3-like: MSEEKPKEGVKTENDHINLKVAGQDGSVVQFKIKRHTPLSKLMKAYCERQGLSIRQIRFRFDGQPINETDTPSQLEMEDEDTIDVFQQQTGGLC, translated from the exons ATGTCAGAGGAAAAGCCAAAG GAGGGTGTAAAGACCGAGAACgaccacatcaacctgaaggtTGCAGGGCAGGACGGATCAGTAGTCCAGTTTAAAATTAAGAGGCACACACCCCTCAGCAAACTAATGAAGGCGTACTGCGAACGACAG GGTCTCTCAATAAGGCAGATACGGTTCCGGTTTGACGGTCAGCCTATCAACGAGACAGACACACCATCACAG CTGGAGATGGAAGATGAAGACACCATAGACGTTTTCCAGCAGCAGACAGGTGGGCTCTGCTAA
- the tspeara gene encoding thrombospondin-type laminin G domain and EAR repeat-containing protein: MMSPMIFLLLLILRLTTTGTSAQTWRHCTDLPPLDLLSFVLEKDTSRPTPGVRVMEDGGMRGVRFSRPHPSLSFPSAQLLVNCDLFPVDFSIVVTLKVSPADLKRNEYIFSLLEENDDDNRTVRGRMMEDTEEDKTRGQTAGRREEAAAAAARKQQEEKGDEASGATARQRGAVILGLKIAGSRLHLVFQGHAKATENWVFRGVELTESQWHTLVLVVTGQRATLSVDCNAPVDMGLSRSFPTDLDIKGSTFHLGSRGRWKGLFSGLVRQLVLVPGSDATPQVCPSSEPGRINTLSVPPVLFDLSVKAQKTDSHPPSYEAQLKVSIGPQNSCSETLRGQLWFNPNRKGLYLCDGATWIPLLEEHKRLDYVVERQVLTTSSETYDIEVFQMPGMGLMAAMAHRSTSSGSGVYLWSQSGFQLYQSISTYGALSWRYFTLGEKAFLVVSNSGGWSQELAEEEAKEEFSIIYKWSKKRKRFVTYQTLRTHCARDWEAFSINGHTYLAVANHRQPNNNHTIESMLYRWNRRSKSFEVYQRLQTSGAYDWEFFTVGPYHFLVVANAFDGVTTHVDSVIYVWLSGSFQVFQTIKTFCATDWEMFQIDGRVFLVVANGHRLHGSGPSEYAINSTIYELDLSARLFVRFQDIITYSAVDWEFFSLGEDYFLVVANSFDGDSYSLNSVLYRWQGYEGFVPVHWLPTIGCSDWEFFTYEEKSYLIYSSAKAPLSKVFMLKTH, encoded by the exons ATGATGTCCCCCATGATCTTCCTACTGCTTTTAATCCTGAGGCTCACAACCACTGGAACATCAGCACAGACATGGAGACACTGTACAG ATTTACCCCCTCTGGATCTCCTATCCTTTGTCCTGGAGAAGGACACCTCCAGACCCACACCAGGGGTGCGAGTGATGGAGGACGGAGGGATGAGGGGTGTGCGTTTCTCTCGCCCGCATCCTTCCCTGAGCTTCCCCTCCGCCCAACTTCTGGTGAACTGCGACCTCTTTCCCGTTGATTTCTCTATCGTGGTGACCCTGAAGGTTAGCCCTGCTGATCTCAAG aGGAACGAGTACATCTTTTCTCTGTTGGAGGAAAATGATGACGACAACAGAACGGTTAGGGGAAGGATGATGGAGGACACGGAGGAAGACAAGACGAGGGGGCAAACGGCGGGGAGGcgcgaggaggcggcggcggcggcggccaggaAACAACAAGAAGAGAAAGGAGATGAGGCGTCTGGAGCAACCGCCAGACAGCGGGGAGCAGTCATCCTGGGGCTAAAGATCGCCGGGAGTCGTCTGCACTTGGTCTTCCAGGGTCACGCCAAGGCCACGGAGAACTGGGTGTTCAGAGGGGTGGAGCTGACGGAGAGCCAGTGGCACACGCTGGTGTTGGTGGTCACAGGCCAGCGCGCCACACTCAGCGTGGACTGCAATGCCCCGGTAGACAT GGGTCTCTCCAGGTCTTTCCCCACTGATCTCGACATCAAGGGATCCACATTCCACCTGGGGAGCCGTGGGAGATGGAAAGGCCTGTTTTCA GGTCTGGTCCGACAGCTGGTCCTCGTGCCTGGTTCGGATGCCACCCCCCAGGTCTGTCCGTCCTCTGAACCCGGACGGATAAACACCCTCTCAGTACCACCAGTTCTGTTCGACCTGTCTGTCAAAGCACAGAAGACTGACAGCCACCCGCCATCCTATG AGGCACAGTTGAAAGTGTCAATTGGTCCCCAGAACTCATGTTCAGAGACACTGCGGGGACAACTATGGTTCAACCCCAACAGGAAGGGTCTCTACCTCTGCGATGGCGCCACATGGATCCCACTGCTGGAGG AGCACAAGCGTCTGGACTATGTGGTGGAACGTCAGGTGCTCACcaccagctccgaaacgtacgACATAGAG GTATTCCAGATGCCGGGTATGGGGCTGATGGCCGCCATGGCCCATCGCTCAACATCTTCTGGCTCTGGGGTCTACTTATGGTCCCAGTCAGGTTTCCAGCTCTACCAGAGTATCAGCACCTATGGAGCTCTGTCTTGGAGATATTTCACCTTGGGCGAAAAG GCGTTTCTTGTAGTGTCTAACTCTGGCGGTTGGTCCCAAGAGTTGGCTGAGGAAGAGGCCAAAGAGGAGTTTTCTATCATTTACAAGTGGAGTAAGAAGAGGAAGCGCTTTGTGACCTACCAGACCCTTCGGACCCACTGCGCCAGGGACTGGGAAGCCTTTAGCATCAATGGACACACCTATCTCGCAGTGGCCAATCACAGACAAC CAAACAACAACCACACTATAGAAAGCATGCTGTACCGGTGGAACAGAAGAAGCAAGTCTTTTGAGGTTTACCAGAGGCTGCAGACCTCAGGGGCCTACGACTGGGAGTTCTTCACTGTCGGACCATACCATTTTCTGGTGGTGGCAAATGCTTTTGATGGCGTGACGACTCACGTAGACTCTGTCATCTATGTGTGGCTCAGTGGGAGCTTCCAGGTGTTTCAAACCATTAAG ACATTCTGTGCGACCGACTGGGAGATGTTTCAGATTGACGGCCGTGTGTTCCTGGTCGTGGCCAATGGCCACCGGCTCCATGGAAGCGGGCCCAGCGAGTACGCTATCAACTCCACCATTTATGAACTCGATTTAAGCGCTCGTTTATTCGTTCGCTTTCAAGACATCATCACCTACAG tgcGGTGGACTGGGAGTTCTTCAGCCTGGGCGAGGACTACTTCCTGGTGGTTGCAAACTCCTTTGATGGGGACTCGTACTCCCTCAACAGTGTCCTCTACAG GTGGCAGGGATATGAAGGATTTGTTCCTGTTCACTGGCTTCCGACGATCGGCTGCAGTGACTGGGAATTTTTCACTTATGAAGAGAAATCGTATTTGATCTACTCCAGCGCCAAAGCTCCTCTGTCTAAAGTCTTTATGTTGAAAACTCATTAG
- the usp40 gene encoding ubiquitin carboxyl-terminal hydrolase 40 — protein sequence MFGCLFEEEEEAGFSPNPGLGRVAKGIEEPPPTRGKSNLSGIKNQGGTCYLNSLLQTLLFTPEFREELFSLGQEELGLLEGKDKPEAKVRVIPLELQRLFAHLLLVDQQSASTTQLTDSFGWKNNEETNQHDVQELNRILFSALEHSLVDTSGSSLIHRLYHGTIVNNIVCSECGNVSQRQEDFLDLTACVCGMGSLENALWAMFVEEEMFEGNNLYRCAKCDGLVTAAKSAKLQELPPFITMSLLRFSFDFAKCERYKETGRYTFPLTINLRPFCEQIDGEDSEFTYKLFSVIIHKGGCYGGHYHAFIRDIDQLGKWEPPEEDSKNKFRKTVKTVEEVPEVKEVKEVKEVQELQEPKLDVEDPLCLLTAVISQEPSKSVLLDQLGQKLLDKSGSSWGKKFRKHHGPIGKFLQSHSDVFMLVSNGTRVALKSNQPSPAGSSPAEPAPLTKPSPAPQPGTPPEPEHNPGPEPEGDHWFDLNDSTVTSIRESDIERQFQGKESAYMLFYRKVQLPRPSEAFRNPLYKVPPHLVQMAAEENLNLQRRRETFENSSNSMELRLHLAPSYRLENGALQPMSIHQEGVTPLSFDRRKTVGDLRLSVYQMLELWEGDMALTVAKSLPAGLHLYNTLTDDGVSLYSAGIVTNSDLFVWNGREVAGAPVLTGAEWEPVLLTVVRPYLGDDGDDGGGRVEEKEGDAAPGEAPGAGKENGGPGLIKETRGFACGATLGEVREALGEPQESMLCQVQAAGKGGGAGGVEGQGGGASGWKVFPPADLQRTLKELSLKDGDKLLVLEPQSFDSSLFSLSGELVTVTTPSDCRWLLVEFRPHRGGGGGGEGGGDGVGEEERKSAKVPASGIMSIGEVKQRAIEELHLKDQLSGVECCLRPMDRTGKHLLTPVCEELSVRDAGVRLMTTLILCLGKAPTTTQLFLHYSLGTAPSAGMEMDIIVEQTSTVKECLKAMLEAIGLEGDSWHLRILDWCDEVGEALMNEDAPLSELNISCGDTLVITQGQLPPKGYLNLSVWLLLDAESDVVSYTDGDSNHTNKGSSEDVNASGVPGATLRALGKVEIPDEATLEDLKIQVMTLPGLQSVCVPTPAFLRLWQLEERRPVRVHRGQQLTLRKLKVTCGAELCVQRLLSEEDLGLKEVLLRVKMAVPGEGRYYPAEELVWNASRDSSPGSLRSTLAARYGLSPDALLLAKQHPDKHTWDAITSWSQQTSKRKKKKKTESLLGAPFHLKDGDMIGIKNLLVDSSRDFCTLEDLQGQQRLREEEEQRRKGGASCAAGEENKASCKGRRPEVALSINVGTFR from the exons ATGTTTGGGTGTCTttttgaggaagaggaggaagcaggGTTTTCTCCTAACCCAGGCTTGGGAAGAGTTGCCAAAGGTATAGAGGAGCCTCCTCCAACTAGGGGAAAAAGCAATCTCAGCGGCATTAAGAACCAGGGGGGTACCTGCTACCTCAACTCCCTGCTGCAGACCCTGCTGTTCACACCAGAGTTTAGAG AAGAACTATTTAGCCTTGGGCAGGAGGAATTGGGACTTCTGGAGGGCAAAGACAAACCAGAGGCCAAA GTTCGAGTGATTCCATTGGAACTCCAGAGACTGTTTGCCCACCTACTGCTAGTGGACCAGCAGAGTGCCTCAACAACCCAACTCACTGACAGCTTTGGCTGGAAAAACAATGAG GAGACTAACCAGCATGACGTGCAGGAGTTGAACCGGATTCTTTTCAGTGCTCTGGAGCACTCCTTGGTGGACACCAGTGGCAGCAGTCTGATCCACAGACTCTACCACGGGACCATTGTCAACAACATAGTCTGCAGTGAGTGTGGCAATGTCAGCCAGAGACag GAAGACTTTCTGGACTtaactgcttgtgtgtgtggtatgggCAGCCTAGAGAATGCACTTTGGGCCATGTTTGTGGAGGAAGAGATGTTTGAGGGCAACAACCTGTACCGATGTGCCAAATGTGATGGACTAGTAACTGCGGCCAAG TCGGCCAAACTGCAGGAGCTTCCTCCCTTCATTACCATGTCCCTGCTGAGGTTCAGCTTTGACTTCGCCAAGTGTGAGCGCTACAAGGAGACGGGGCGCTACACCTTTCCTCTCACCATTAACCTGCGGCCCTTTTGTGAACAG ATCGATGGAGAGGACTCTGAGTTCACCTACAAGCTATTTTCTGTGATCATCCACAAGGGTGGTTGCTATGGGGGCCATTACCACGCATTCATCAGGGATATCGACCAGCTTGGCAAATGGGAGCCGCCG GAGGAAGACTCCAAAAATAAATTCAGGAAAACAGTGAAGACTGTGGAGGAGGTGccggaggtgaaggaggtgaaggaggtgaaggaggtgcagGAGTTGCAGGAGCCCAAACTGGATGTTGAGGACCCTCTTTGTCTGCTCACAGCTGTCATATCCCAG GAGCCGTCGAAGAGTGTGTTGCTGGACCAGTTGGGACAGAAGCTACTGGACAAGTCGGGATCTTCCTGGGGCAAAAAGTTTAGAAAACATCATGGCCCCATAGGCAAG TTCCTGCAGTCCCACAGCGACGTGTTCATGTTGGTGTCTAATGGCACCAGGGTAGCCCTGAAGTCAAACCAACCCAGCCCTGCCGGCTCCAGCCCAGCAGAACCCGCCCCTCTCACCAAGCCGTCCCCCGCTCCTCAACCAGGGACTCCTCCAGAACCAGAGCACAACCCAGGGCCCGAACCAGAG GGTGACCACTGGTTTGACCTCAACGACTCCACAGTGACCTCCATCAGGGAGTCTGACATAGAAAGACAGTTCCAGGGCAAAGAGAGCGCCTACATGTTGTTTTATAGGAAGGTCCAGCTGCCCAGGCCATCAGAAG CCTTCAGGAACCCTCTGTATAAAGTCCCTCCTCACCTGGTACAGATGGCCGCAGAAGAGAACCTCAATCTGCAGCGAAGACG CGAAACGTTTGAGAACTCCAGCAACAGTATGGAGCTGCGCCTGCACCTGGCACCCTCCTATAGGCTGGAGAACGGGGCTCTTCAGCCAATGAGCATCCACCAGGAGGGAGTCACACCTCTCAGCTTTGACCGCAGGAAAACGGTTGGAGACCTGCGATTATCTGTCTACCAG aTGCTGGAGCTTTGGGAAGGGGACATGGCCTTGACCGTAGCCAAGAGCCTTCCTGCGGGTCTACACCTCTACAACACGCTAACAG ATGACGGCGTGTCTCTGTACAGCGCGGGCATCGTCACCAACTCTGACTTGTTTGTGTGGAACGGCAGAGAG GTGGCCGGGGCCCCTGTCCTCACGGGGGCCGAGTGGGAGCCGGTGCTGCTGACCGTCGTCAGGCCCTATCTCGGGGACGACGGCGAcgacgggggagggagggtggaggagaaggaaggtgACGCAGCACCTGGGGAGGCCCCTGGTGCGGGGAAGGAGAACGGGGGGCCCGGGCTCATCAAGGAGACCAGGGGCTTTGCGTGCGGGGCCACCCTCGGGGAGGTCCGGGAGGCCCTCGGCGAGCCCCAGGAGAGCATGCTGTGCCAGGTGCAGGCggcggggaaggggggaggtgcaggaggagtgGAAGGCCAAGGCGGGGGTGCCAGTGGCTGGAAGGTGTTCCCTCCCGCGGACTTGCAGCGGACACTGAAGGAGCTATCTCTGAAGGACGGGGACAAGCTGCTGGTCCTGGAGCCCCAGAGCTTCGACAGCAG tttgttCAGTCTGAGCGGGGAACTGGTTACCGTGACGACGCCATCCGACTGCCGCTGGCTGCTCGTGGAGTTCCGAccgcacagaggaggaggagggggaggagagggaggaggggacggcgtgggagaggaggagaggaagagtgcCAAAGTCCCTGCTTCAGGGATCATG tcTATAGGGGAGGTGAAACAGAGGGCAATAGAGGAGTTGCACCTAAAGGATCAATTATCAG GTGTTGAGTGTTGCCTCAGACCGATGGACCGAACAGGAAAGCATTTGCTTACCCCTG TTTGTGAGGAGTTGAGCGTTCGGGATGCGGGCGTGCGCCTGATGACCACACTCATCCTGTGTCTTGGAAAAGCCCCCACGACCACACAG CTGTTTTTGCACTACTCTTTGGGCACGGCGCCCTCTGCTGGCATGGAAATGGACATCATCGTGGAGCAGACTAGCACTGTGAAAGAG TGTCTCAAAGCAATGCTGGAAGCTATCGGACTGGAAG GCGACAGTTGGCATTTAAGAATCCTCGACTGGTGTGACGAGGTCGGGGAGGCGCTCATGAACGAG GATGCTCCTCTGTCAGAGCTGAACATCAGCTGTGGAGATACCCTGGTTATCACACAGGGACAACTGCCCCCCAAG GGCTACCTCAACCTGTCCGTATGGCTGCTTCTTGATGCCGAGAGCGATGTTGTTTCTTATACGGATGGTGACTCTAACCACACCAACAAAGGCTCATCAGAGGACGTGAACGCAT CTGGTGTTCCAGGGGCCACACTGAGAGCCTTGGGAAAGGTTGAAATACCAGATGAAGCCACACTGGAGGACCTTAAAATACAG GTGATGACACTGCCCGgcctgcagagtgtgtgtgttcccaccCCGGCCTTCCTGCGTCTCTGGCAGCTAGAGGAGCGGAGGCCTGTGCGTGTCCACAGAGGACAACAGCTCACActcag GAAGCTGAAGGTGACTTGCGGTGCAGAGCTCTGTGTGCAGCGCCTGCTCAGCGAGGAGGACCTCGG tCTGAAGGAGGTGTTACTGCGTGTCAAGATGGCGGTGCCGGGCGAGGGCCGCTACTACCCCGCGGAGGAGCTGGTGTGGAACGCCTCGCGGGACTCCTCCCCGGGCTCCCTGCGCTCCACGCTGGCGGCCCGCTACGGCCTGTCCCCCGACGCCCTGCTGCTGGCCAAGCAGCACCCGGACAAGCACACCTGGGACGCCATCACCAGCTGG AGCCAGCAGACGTCCAagaggaaaaagaagaagaagacagagTCCCTGCTCGGAGCGCCGTTCCACCTCAAAGATGGAGACATGATCGGAATCAAG AACCTGCTGGTTGACAGCAGCCGGGACTTCTGCACCCTCGAGGACCTGCAGGGCCAGCAGAggctcagagaggaggaggaacaacgCAGGAAAGG AGGAGCGAGTTGTGCAGCGGGAGAGGAGAACAAGGCTTCCTGTAAGGGCAGGAGGCCCGAGGTGGCCCTGTCCATCAACGTTGGGACATTCCGGTAG
- the fabp7a gene encoding fatty acid binding protein 7, brain, a has translation MVDAFCATWKLVDSQNFDEYMKELGVGFATRQVGNVTKPTIVISHEDDKVVVKTQSTFKNTEVSGKLGEEFDETTADDRNVKSTFTMEGDNLVQVQKWDGKETKFVRELKDGKMVMTLTFGGIQATRTYEKA, from the exons ATGGTTGATGCATTCTGTGCCACATGGAAATTGGTCGATAGTCAGAATTTTGACGAATACATGAAGGAACTTG GTGTTGGTTTCGCTACAAGGCAAGTTGGCAATGTGACCAAGCCCACCATTGTAATCAGTCACGAAGATGACAAAGTCGTGGTCAAGACCCAGAGCACCTTCAAGAACACCGAGGTCTCCGGCAAGTTGGGCGAGGAGTTTGACGAGACGACAGCTGACGACCGCAACGTTAAA TCTACCTTTACAATGGAGGGAGACAACCTCGTCCAAGTGCAGAAGTGGGATGGGAAGGAGACTAAGTTCGTCCGAGAACTCAAGGACGGGAAGATGGTGATG ACCCTGACTTTCGGGGGAATCCAGGCTACCCGTACATATGAGAAGGCATAA